A segment of the Magnetococcales bacterium genome:
CATCATAAAGGTTTGCAGGAAAGACACGCATCATGGAGATCAAAGCCGCAGAAGCCGATCCGGCAGCCCCGGATCAACTGTCCCAGCTGGATATCCTGATCCAACTCTATGAAGGGGGGATCAACTTTCTGGAACAGGCCATCACTGCCTGTGAAGCCGGGGAAACGGAAACGTTCAAATCCTTTCTTGAGCGGGGACGGCGCATCATCGAAGAGTTCAAAAAAACCCTGAACTTCGATGAGGGTGGGCAGGTTCCAGCCCAGTTGAACGACCTATACGACTTTATGCTCGACAGCCTGACCCAGGCCGATCTGACCCACGATACCCTCTACATCCGCCGGGTGATAGAGCAACTTCAGGTATTGTTGGACGGTTGGCGGGGCGTACAGAATGCCAACAGCGGAAAATGAGGCACCATGTCCTACGGCCTAAGAAGCTATAAAACCTCACGGGCGCACACCGCCTCCCGGGAAGATCTGCTGATTCTCCTGTATGAAGGTGCGATTCGCTTTCTGGAGCGCTCCATCGCCGAAAAAGAGGCTGGAGAACTCAGTGCCCACAAGATGTCCCTCAGGCGCGGTCTCTGCATCATTGCCGAGCTGCAAAACACCCTGGATTTCCAGGAAGGTGGGGATCTCGCACTACAACTCTTCGAGCTCTACGGCTTCATGCTCGACCGCCTCACCAAAGCCAATCTCACCCAGGATGTCTCCCACATCCAAAAGGTGATTCGTCACCTTACGACCCTCCTGGAAGGGTGGCGGGAAGCGGTACGCCAGGTCAAAAAAGACGGACTGCCCGGACAACAACCGGCAGCCACCGCGCCCATCG
Coding sequences within it:
- the fliS gene encoding flagellar export chaperone FliS, with translation MEIKAAEADPAAPDQLSQLDILIQLYEGGINFLEQAITACEAGETETFKSFLERGRRIIEEFKKTLNFDEGGQVPAQLNDLYDFMLDSLTQADLTHDTLYIRRVIEQLQVLLDGWRGVQNANSGK
- the fliS gene encoding flagellar export chaperone FliS; amino-acid sequence: MSYGLRSYKTSRAHTASREDLLILLYEGAIRFLERSIAEKEAGELSAHKMSLRRGLCIIAELQNTLDFQEGGDLALQLFELYGFMLDRLTKANLTQDVSHIQKVIRHLTTLLEGWREAVRQVKKDGLPGQQPAATAPIDPANPPTLRVSAL